The Salvelinus namaycush isolate Seneca chromosome 5, SaNama_1.0, whole genome shotgun sequence genome segment gAATAAAAGATACAGTAAGAAATTATCAAAATGCAGAAAAAaatgaatatacaacagtcaatTCATTAATTAACTTGATATAGTCCCCTTTATAACTGTCCTTTCAGTTCTGGAAAAATGACAAATACAAAAAGCATGAAGACATACAATCAGTGTCAGTTGTCATTTAAATAAAGCAAAATCACAGTAGGCGTTACAGTAAATTAAGGAAGTTAACTATAtgtactacatactgtatgtataacaACAAATGTGTGGGTGTGGAGGGGGGTGTATGATGATCCATTTATGTAGAATACATTTCAttctatttatttatgtattccATGTGGAAGCAGCATCACTCTTTAATCATCCATGACAAATTTCCCCACCTGGTCAATAAAGTATATCAGATCAGTGCTCTTTAAGCTGCAGGGTTAGTGGTGACCTCCTCCAGCAGAGGCTTATACTGCTCCAGGTCCCGGATGTTCTGCAACATATCAGAGCAAAGTTACACATTACTTGGCAGGACACAACAAACATTaccttggttgtgtgtgtgtatctacatATCCGTATTCTACTTCCATTTGTATGGCCGTTGTATTCGCTCTGTTCAAGGGTTCTCTGTTCATACCTCTTTTCCCTCCTTTCCATTCTTGTACAAAGCCTTGATACCCAACACCGCAGAGCTTATGGTGACACAAAGCTGAAGGACTGCAAGGACGATGAGCACGATGTCCAAGGCATTCATCAACATCTAATGGTAGAACAAACACATTTGAACATATTGACAGTTGACTGGATTGTTTAGCAAGATAGTGCTGTTGGTGAACACTGGAAAatacagaaacagactggcatacCAGCTATTAGAATGTGCTTTAAACATGGTACCCACTATCTCTGTTTAAGGACACATGTTCATTGCTAAATTAAGCAGTTTGATCCTTCTAATCAAATGTTCATATATTTTACTTAAAACAGACAAGGGACACCTTCCTCACATGATGGATATCATTAAAAAACTTAATTGAAAAGCACTCACCTGTGCAATCTGCTTGGCATCTTTGCATTTCGCCAAGAGTCTATCCCTCTCCGGATCACTGGGTGGTTTTGTCACCTGGCCGCCATAGTAGTCATCTCGCCAGTTGTAGTTGTCACCATTGCAAATCCACCAGAAATTGTAGTGTGCCAGGTCTATAGCATACAGCACAATTCCAGTAATGGCCAGAGCAGCACCTGACAGGTTCATCAAAACATTGATGCCCACCTAAAACACAATCAGGGAATATAAAACCAGTTTGACTCAACTGAGTAAACCACAGAGGTCTAGATATCTCAGATATTCAGTTGATGATTATAATTCAGCTGGATCAGATTGAATGATTGTTCAATGGAGGAAGGGAATGAGGCTAAGGAATGACAGGAAAGAGTTAAAGGTATGTGCATCAGTGAACAACTCACCAAGCAGGGACTGGGGAACTTCTCAGCCAATATACACATGATGCCAACGGCTATAAACTAAGGAGAAGGCACACATATCAAAATCAAATACGAACAACCTACAATCAACACATTATTTGTCCTTATAAATAACAAAAATGTCATAAGAAAAAAACAGATATTTGACTTTAAccctgttattttatttaaaaaagacTAAGTGTGGGTAGGCAGTTACTTATGTTTCCTGGTTTTGTTTACTGTGGTTATAACTCCAAGTGAAATCACGTGCTTCCATACTAAACATGATGACATGGTAAACGATAACAAAATAAAGTAAGCTTACCACACCACCAAGCCAATAAGGAACCCCATTCCATCGCAGTGAGCTAGAATAATCCGTGCTAACAAGGATTGCTCCCAAGCCAATGTTGAGAACTCCCACCATGATCTGTATAGTCTGTgaaagaaaataataattttagaaatctctctctcacttccgaTGACAAATGCAACACAGTGATGATAGACATGTATGTTGTGGTGTGTGTTATTTTAGTTCACCTACCCCCAGAGCTGTCTGGGAACTTGCTTGGAGCCTCCTCAGTCCCTGGGACACAGAGCATGATGGGCTGTAGCACAAGGTCCCAAGTATTTGACACAGCAGTGGCCAACTGCTTCCTTCTTTAGAGTTCACAGTAAATACAGTCACCCCTCCACCTTTGGTCACAGTCACTGACATGCTGGCCACTCTTGGTTACACAGCTCTAAAACAAAAGGCAGAACAATCACCTTAATGTTAAAATAAGTGTGTATGCCTTATACTGTCATGATGTTAAAAGGTGCACATTCATTCCAAAAACATCTGGAAAAGTCTGTGTTGTATCTGTaggatacaattttttttttaaaggaccaaCTATCCTTTCCGTTAGAGAATCTATTGCATTGTACAGCACTCTGAATATGACCTAAATAAGGGCTCTCTTACTGTCACTGCTACAGTGTGTATTGGGTCATAGTGACTAACAGGTTCCATCCCACGTGGACAACATTAAAGTGAATCTACccattattttgttgctttgctTTCCTTCATTGCGGTAATCTCTTGCCTCATTGAAAGATGATAGGAGAAAGGGCATGTCATAAAGTGTGGTGATGAGTGGGTGTAGAGCCTCTGCTACACATGAGCAGGAAGTGCACAACATAACTCCCCCTTCTGGGAAATGACTTGAAACAGCAAATGTATTACCATGTTGCTCAATTAACTTATGAATTCAAGCAAATCAGTACAGCACAACAATTCTGCATCACTTTACCATAAAGCATTTATGCCACTGATTGTTTACTTAGATATGGGGGAAACTCACTCATCCACTTACAATGTATAGCACCCACCTGGGCGATGCCATcaatggcagccattttgaattAGAAAGAACTCCACCCATTTTGTACCAGTAGGCTACAGGTATTTACAAATAGTGTTTATTTTTAGTTAGCAGCAGAAAGTACACATACCATATAATGTCCCAGTAAACCAGATTAAACAGTACTGTAAAATACAGTACTATCCAGAAGTTACACATCCGTCTGTCAGTGGTGGAGTTCGTTTGGCATGTCCCGGTGCCCCGGGTGTGTAGAGATTTCACTTAaagaccaatggaatggtctaaaataCGCAAACTCCGCCCACCAGGAGCACCCGGCCATGCAAAACAAACTCAACCATTGGGTGTTCCCCATCAAATCCATCCCCTGACTCACGAATGTAAACCCTAACAAATGTTTGCTTAGATTATAACTGCTGAACTTTGCAGTGTGAATTGTTTAATATAATCTATTTATTTACTATTTTGTAATTACATCATTTCTTTTTGAGAGCATGAAACAACTACACACAGATTTAAGATTTAAATTCACTCAAAACGTATTATTCAACATGTATTTTAGAGAAAAGCTCACCCGTTCCTGCAATTGAGATGGACACCTCTACAGGTCCTGTTCAATCACAGTGGCAGACCAGTCTGCTTGTTGCGCAGTTTGGTTTCCTTACAGGGAAGTAGCTGGTAGGGAGGGCTCAGCCAGTCTCAGCTAGTTCCCAACAGGCCCTCCTCCTCACTTTAAAGAGATCCTGAGAGGTTAACCCTTCCCTCACTGAAAAATAAACATATAATGGATTCCTGTCATTTCCTGCCATACTGAAgaacccccccaccacacacacacacaaagcatggACTCCATAGTTGTTCTTTGCCATTTTAATGATTTTCTTTGTTTTTAATAGAGCAAGCAGGGGCAAAGTACAAAGACGTGTAGTGCCAAGTCTTCATTATTGTTGTTTAAGAGCGCATGCCAATACTACGTTACAATCACTAAATTCTTTACTTTGTCATAGTCTTCTTTCTCGCTCCTTTTCAATATGAGCACAATCAAGTATAGTATGTGTCATGTGTTGTTGCTGGACTTAATCTAATGGTGTCAACTAACATTTCAGACAGCAATATAATTATGACTTCCATGGGTGAACACTTCACCAATCATTGATCTTAATGACTGTTTGAATGAGGTCGATACCAGGAAAGTCCATGGCAATCACCCCGAAACATGCACTGCTGTGGTCACTGGAGAACTGTCTCAGATACTGATCGAGCCATGGGTCAATCTTTTCAGCCACCTTCTTGGGAGTTAGAAACATGCCCAACAGTGTGCCAATGCCAGTGCCACTGGAGTAGCTCAGAACGATATAATCCCCACCACAATCACCTGAAGCTTGTGTCAAGTGTTTCACAATTTTGTTCTCCTTGTCTGCAATATGCGTAACTTCATAGTCACCCTTGCTGTCTGTTTCCAAGAGAGGAATGCCCAGCTTAAAGCTGGATTTCTGTACAAATATCATCTTTCCTCTTGCCTCAGCCATAGTTGGCATGTCAGACTTCACCCATACATCTGTATCATCAATAATCATTTCTCCAATCAGCTCCTCAACATTCTCTTTATCAAAAAAAATCAGGCTTTACTCTAATGAGAACCGCCTCACTTCTGAATTCGGACAAAAATGCTCTGATCGTGTCAAGGACCTCATAGAACGACTTGTGTTGGTAGACAACCCAGTGCATGACATAGAGTTTGTTTTCAAAGGCGAATATCCTGAGGTCCAGATAGCGTATGCCGGCCCTCAGCTGATCCCCCAACTCCCAGGCCTGACACTCTGCCGCTGGGCCTCCATAGAGAGCCATGGTGTCATGGGTACCAGGTATGGTGATGTCAGAGATTAATTTGTCGTCATCAATGGCCTCCATCCAGCCAATCTTGTAGGATTCTGGGAGTAGGAGTCTTTTGTCATTGAAGAAGAGGTCCTTTCCTTGGCAAAAACCTCTAAAAGTAAATCATACAACAAAGGATTGACTCATCATTTGTTTGTCATCGAAATATTGGTGTTTGAGGGTTATGAATGGTGTATAAGCTCACAGTAAAAAAAGATGTCACCTTGCACTTTCCTGAGCAGTGTACTCACTTTACCAAAGTCACCTTGTTCTGCAACTAATGTCATACCATTTATCAAAGGTCATCAGCTAGATAATAGAGACTGAAAGGTTGAAGAGAGCCTTTACTTAGGTACCATGCTTTTTCATACACAGATGGGAGAATATAATCAGTCAACGGAGCATGGGATTGAGGGTGGTAGTGTTTGTAAAATATTGAAAAGCCAAATAAAGAAactatgataaaaaaatatataatatatattttttttaaacaatcagTCCAGACTATGCTTACTTTTACTTAAATATCTGTGTATCCCTGTGAATTACAACTTGCACCAAAGCCATATGTCACGTACACTCCCTCTCGGGGTCgtcaggctgctcattattacacacacctgtcatcagactcacctggactcaatcacctgcctGATTACCTTACATATCACTCCCTTTAGTTCAATCCCTAGGCGTCAATGTTTCATGTCGGTACACCACTCCTGTTTCGTtccatatttatttattaaatacactcgctgaacttgcttcctgactcccagtgTACACGTTACACCATATGTATGGGATACCACAAAAACATCAATTGACTCACAGCATTTTGCTCACTTTTCATAAACTTTTTTACTACTTCCATTAAGTTTAAACTAAAAGAAGAAATGTTAGGTTCGATTCAGAGTGGACAATGTAAACCCCTACAATATACATTCTGGAATTAATGGGGACTTATTTTAAATACCTGTAGCCATACTTACACAAAAAGcagtaacatgtagaggtggCAAAACAGAGCTTTCCCAGTGGTCCTCATGGTCACGTTAAAggaggaaaacattcaacaacCTGCCAAAAAACATGAATAATATAATGCAAATCCAAAAATCATACTCCTGATTTTCTATATAGCCTACCTTTTCTAGATGGCTTTCCTATACCAAGACTGAAATACTGAAATGTTTCACCTGGCTAAAGACTGGGATACTCACATACAGCTCTGGACTAAGGAGTTTCACACAGGTGCTGGTGTTTTGACCTCTGCAGATTGGCAACAGAATTATAGCATACTGATAAAGGATAGGTGTGGACTCGTAGTGTTTACCTactgtttttctttttctttgagAAAGGTTAAGCACACTTCAAAAAGATCAAATGAAATGGTACACTCAGCCTTGATCTGCCTTCACCAATGTGAGACGAGCCTCTTTAAGAATGTCATTAGCTAGGTTTCCAGCCAATTTGGCGACAGATTTTAAtatgaatattctaaaatctgcataaagaacatatgcacattttcccaccagtcgGTAGGTTTACACCCAATTGGatacagattttcatgcgaatattctaaaatctaaaAGTCCGTGCGTGAGAATGTAGTGCACACCATGTTCTTTTtcgcttaaagctgcaatatttaACTTGTTACTGTCATtcccattgaaagcaagtctgatgttttacatgttagtcatttcgcaaagacttacagtagtgagtgcattatTTTTCCTACTAAGAAGCGGTAGAACAGTTTTAGGTGGGCTGTGGCTCCCAGTTTAAAGGTTagttttgcgtcttttactttcggttttgtaggccacaccagcttcaaacatctGAAAATTCTACATTTTTGCttatggaaaatgtatttcacagcagtttagatcacgtgtcaaactcattccacggagagcCGAGctttcgctccacccttgtacttgattgactAATTAAGGTTAGTAATTAGTATGAAACTCCCCTCacttggttgtctaggtcttcattgaaaggaaaaaacaaatacccgcagacactctgccctccatggaatgagtttgacacccctggtttagatAGTATGCCTACAATGATTATCTACACCAGTGGATCCCAAAACGTTTTCACTCGGGACCCCCTTCCCCCTGCGCGCGCGCCACATCCAAATGTACTTTCATATGATAATTATTATATCAAATCAATATTTGctcataaaggcgtttccaccgccatttctcgcgtaattaattttaccgacacaaaaagatgtCCATGTCCAATGAACAAATTAtctgttggcatttataaaattgaaGCCTACCGAAACTCCCTGTTTTCATCACAGCTTTcataaatcattttttttttttttttacaaaatatgACTTTAGGTCAAATACATTAGAATCGTGCAGTGCTCTGATTTAGTTATTAGGCCTAATAGGCTGTTATTCACCTTCTAAACATAATTCTCATGTCATTAAAGGATTAAATGAATGCATGTGGGATTTTATGCTCATTACCGCACAAAAAAACTCCAATAATTTAATTAAAGGGCCAATTTgcagttaaaacaataacaaagtagACACCCCAACGCTGTtatggtaaaaagctgagggatgggc includes the following:
- the LOC120047614 gene encoding transmembrane protein 176A-like; the encoded protein is MSVTVTKGGGVTVFTVNSKEGSSWPLLCQILGTLCYSPSCSVSQGLRRLQASSQTALGTIQIMVGVLNIGLGAILVSTDYSSSLRWNGVPYWLGGVFIAVGIMCILAEKFPSPCLVGINVLMNLSGAALAITGIVLYAIDLAHYNFWWICNGDNYNWRDDYYGGQVTKPPSDPERDRLLAKCKDAKQIAQMLMNALDIVLIVLAVLQLCVTISSAVLGIKALYKNGKEGKENIRDLEQYKPLLEEVTTNPAA